In one Vibrio sp. VB16 genomic region, the following are encoded:
- a CDS encoding putative bifunctional diguanylate cyclase/phosphodiesterase, giving the protein MNTRIQYTRDERRHIINNESLNCMNKMTRLKNIWTIFFIIFITSFVIFSGVTYYNWTSSKQIVLNKQRTHVELFGNSVKAFFESQESLLDILGVHLITQHQLPKQPIHDSVLDNTMLSYPAFLGLGLVAYDGRPLVTSSNFDLSKVPNLMQLEQTRDSFIDARESHKINTGPTYMIKALGSHTFAMPIRKAIYLPRDASPAIAVMTAGIKLDNTPIFGGHTDLKPYHQVEIVRRDKYLQFSTDNEHVNYTIPVSDRYYSSLKQHTDNEQYFSIFDYDQLESGKTFQVVAHYDPYLEFWFVSKMDKQYIVSIFTNRFLASLAIFFLYNIVLFLLIRSISRSEKKNKKELLQQAHHDALTGLPNRILLFNRLRQTIATCNRSNHNHALLFLDIDDFKTINDTHGHEYGDRLLKEAASRIRQCLRVDDTLARFGGDEFVILLPQLDASIVAAKAQAEHIVNDLLETLARSYSLQQHQYSSSVSIGIVLFDDDSHSKSELIKQADIAMYQAKHSGKNTACFFDPEMQKKVAAQFNLENDLRIAIIEQQFELFYQPQVNQSNQTVGAEALIRWIHPEKGVVGPNQFIPIAEKTGLIIAIGEWVLKTACEQLNHWQQRKETQHLTLSVNVSYKQFRQPDFVAMVRKLLSEHNLINGKLRLELTESMLVDDMKRTISHMNELRELGVDFSLDDFGTGYSSLKYLKNLPLSQLKIDQSFVKDVESDASDQSIVKTIISMSEALGLNAIAEGVETLEQRTTLEREGCLVYQGYLYSKPIPIDEFEMYLKIKKENKDNKGAHV; this is encoded by the coding sequence ATGAATACTCGCATCCAATACACCAGAGACGAACGACGGCATATTATCAACAATGAGTCACTTAACTGTATGAACAAAATGACACGCCTAAAGAATATCTGGACGATATTCTTTATAATTTTCATCACATCATTCGTGATATTTTCTGGCGTGACCTATTATAATTGGACGTCCAGTAAGCAGATTGTGCTAAACAAACAGCGGACACATGTTGAACTTTTTGGTAATTCAGTTAAGGCATTTTTCGAGTCGCAAGAGTCATTGCTCGATATTCTCGGTGTTCACTTAATCACTCAACATCAATTACCAAAGCAACCCATTCACGACTCTGTTCTTGACAACACCATGCTGTCTTATCCCGCTTTTTTGGGTTTAGGTCTAGTGGCCTATGACGGGCGGCCTTTGGTGACAAGCTCTAACTTTGACTTGAGTAAGGTGCCAAACCTGATGCAACTCGAGCAAACGAGAGATTCATTTATTGACGCCAGAGAAAGCCATAAGATCAACACTGGGCCGACATATATGATAAAAGCGCTGGGGAGCCACACGTTTGCAATGCCCATCCGAAAGGCCATTTACTTGCCGCGTGATGCATCACCCGCTATTGCGGTTATGACGGCGGGCATCAAATTAGACAACACCCCTATCTTTGGTGGCCATACAGACTTAAAACCCTATCATCAGGTGGAAATCGTAAGGCGTGACAAGTATCTTCAATTTAGCACGGATAATGAACACGTAAATTACACAATACCCGTCAGTGATCGATACTATTCCTCTCTAAAACAACATACTGACAATGAACAATATTTCAGTATTTTTGACTATGACCAGCTTGAATCTGGGAAAACGTTTCAAGTGGTCGCCCACTATGACCCATACCTTGAATTTTGGTTTGTTTCCAAAATGGACAAGCAATATATCGTCAGTATTTTCACCAATCGGTTTCTTGCCAGTCTCGCTATATTTTTTCTCTATAACATCGTGTTATTTTTGCTCATTCGTTCCATATCCAGATCAGAAAAAAAGAATAAAAAGGAATTGCTCCAACAAGCGCATCATGACGCTTTAACCGGTTTACCAAATCGTATTTTGTTGTTCAATAGACTCCGCCAAACCATTGCGACCTGCAACCGCAGCAATCACAATCATGCCTTACTGTTTTTAGACATTGATGACTTTAAAACAATAAATGACACCCATGGTCATGAATATGGCGACAGACTTCTCAAAGAAGCGGCATCTCGTATTCGTCAGTGCTTGCGTGTCGACGATACTCTGGCACGTTTTGGTGGTGATGAATTTGTGATTTTATTGCCTCAATTAGATGCCTCCATTGTCGCTGCCAAAGCGCAAGCAGAGCATATAGTGAACGATCTTCTCGAAACGCTTGCTCGTTCCTACTCACTTCAACAACATCAATACAGCAGCAGCGTAAGTATCGGCATCGTGTTGTTTGATGATGATTCACACTCGAAGTCAGAGTTAATAAAACAAGCGGATATAGCCATGTATCAGGCAAAGCACTCAGGTAAAAATACGGCCTGTTTTTTTGACCCAGAGATGCAAAAAAAGGTCGCGGCTCAGTTTAATCTTGAAAATGATTTACGCATTGCGATTATTGAGCAACAGTTTGAACTTTTCTATCAACCTCAAGTTAACCAGTCTAATCAAACTGTAGGTGCAGAAGCGCTTATTCGCTGGATACACCCTGAAAAAGGCGTAGTAGGACCGAACCAATTCATCCCCATTGCAGAGAAGACTGGATTGATCATTGCAATTGGAGAGTGGGTATTAAAAACCGCTTGTGAGCAGTTGAATCATTGGCAGCAACGCAAGGAAACCCAGCATCTCACGCTCTCAGTCAACGTTAGTTATAAACAATTTCGTCAACCTGATTTTGTCGCAATGGTCCGCAAGTTATTGAGCGAGCATAATCTTATAAATGGAAAGCTAAGGTTAGAATTAACTGAAAGTATGCTCGTCGATGACATGAAACGGACGATCTCCCATATGAACGAGCTTCGGGAGCTTGGTGTTGACTTCTCTCTCGATGATTTTGGTACAGGATACTCTTCTCTTAAATACCTCAAAAACCTCCCTCTGAGTCAGTTAAAAATAGACCAGTCTTTTGTTAAAGATGTCGAGTCCGATGCAAGCGACCAATCCATTGTAAAAACCATTATTTCTATGTCTGAAGCTTTAGGGCTTAACGCCATCGCCGAGGGCGTGGAAACACTAGAGCAAAGGACCACTCTAGAAAGGGAAGGCTGCCTAGTTTATCAGGGGTATTTATACAGCAAACCCATACCTATAGATGAGTTTGAAATGTATTTGAAAATCAAAAAGGAAAATAAGGACAATAAAGGGGCACATGTGTAG
- a CDS encoding Lrp/AsnC family transcriptional regulator — MEIDRLDRKILMILQKNNKILNVDLAEEVGLSPPACLKRVKRLREGEAIIGDVSLVNPELAGNIMTFVVSIEMDRDRGDIYKRFRTLILKYPEVTQCYQISGSYDFLLIVRVRNISEYEQFLDGSLRKDLNIRKFHTSISLRTVKFSTEVDLSDPDL, encoded by the coding sequence ATGGAAATAGACCGGTTAGATCGAAAAATATTAATGATTCTGCAAAAAAATAATAAAATACTTAACGTAGATCTTGCAGAAGAAGTTGGGCTTTCTCCTCCAGCTTGTCTAAAGCGCGTAAAACGTTTACGCGAAGGGGAGGCCATTATTGGCGACGTTTCGTTGGTTAACCCTGAGTTGGCTGGAAACATTATGACGTTTGTGGTTTCGATAGAGATGGACAGAGATAGAGGCGATATCTACAAACGTTTCCGCACTCTGATATTGAAATACCCAGAGGTAACCCAGTGTTACCAAATATCAGGTAGCTATGATTTCCTTCTAATTGTTCGTGTTAGAAATATTTCGGAATATGAACAATTTCTGGATGGTTCGTTGCGTAAAGACCTGAATATTAGAAAATTTCATACTTCGATTTCACTACGCACAGTCAAATTTTCAACAGAAGTAGACTTAAGTGACCCTGATTTGTAG
- a CDS encoding transposase codes for MTTARKQLVSIDSTPYYHCVSRCVRRGFLCGVDPLTQQSYEHRREWIEHKIHSLSLVYCIDICAYAIMHNHYHLVLHINRNKALSLSYQEVIQRWHLNHKLPLLVQRWLTNQLTSKAEEEACLSLIDSWRSRLWNLSWFMKELNFDIALKANAEDHCIGHFWESRFKSQALLDEQALAAAMAYVDLNPLRAGIVKTPEDSEFTSIQARLMALNEQQKTAPFLFPFIGNFTNKFIQGIPFRLIDYIELINWSAHQYRTNNASMNNSVPVILQRLSLSQTTWLAACTQLERRRATAVGCYCNVKAAKKYLNKSRIHLYRLDG; via the coding sequence ATGACTACTGCCAGAAAACAGTTGGTCTCCATTGACTCAACACCTTATTATCATTGTGTCTCACGTTGCGTTCGACGTGGTTTTTTATGTGGTGTTGACCCACTAACTCAGCAAAGCTACGAGCATCGAAGGGAATGGATTGAACACAAAATTCACTCATTATCGCTGGTTTACTGCATCGACATATGTGCTTACGCCATTATGCACAACCACTATCATTTAGTACTTCATATCAATCGCAATAAAGCACTCTCGCTTTCATATCAAGAAGTTATTCAACGTTGGCACCTTAATCACAAATTACCTTTATTAGTACAGCGTTGGCTTACTAATCAATTGACCAGTAAGGCTGAAGAAGAAGCCTGTCTTTCCCTCATCGACTCATGGCGCTCTCGCCTGTGGAATTTAAGTTGGTTTATGAAGGAACTGAATTTTGATATCGCTCTTAAAGCCAATGCAGAGGACCATTGTATCGGTCACTTTTGGGAAAGCCGTTTTAAAAGCCAAGCACTTTTGGATGAACAAGCATTAGCCGCGGCCATGGCTTATGTCGATTTAAATCCGTTGAGAGCGGGCATTGTGAAAACACCAGAAGACTCCGAATTCACCTCTATTCAAGCAAGACTAATGGCGCTGAATGAACAGCAAAAAACCGCACCTTTTTTATTTCCATTTATTGGCAACTTTACCAATAAATTCATTCAGGGAATCCCTTTTAGGTTAATAGACTATATTGAACTCATCAATTGGAGTGCTCATCAATATAGAACAAACAATGCATCAATGAACAATTCAGTACCCGTTATACTACAAAGGTTAAGTTTGTCTCAAACCACTTGGCTTGCAGCTTGTACTCAACTTGAAAGAAGAAGAGCGACGGCTGTGGGATGCTATTGCAACGTAAAAGCGGCCAAAAAATACCTTAATAAATCAAGAATTCACCTTTATCGACTAGATGGTTAG
- a CDS encoding DUF294 nucleotidyltransferase-like domain-containing protein, whose amino-acid sequence MKITEHANRTEHLFGVRAEDIHRWIDGFFDHEGSDHSLRMAGKLDYDPYDHRRFRHCREALGEAIKEFGGRYTNQQIRDVFESHIRDDYDGYLPSRADFENGTFTAKYHDTTHGEALSEVLDAAELADYFSGLHTSQHESQQSLTSFSLRIVLPTVAAIILFITNIIYVIVPLVEDSMLGQKRQMLKELTSTAVSIVDSYVGLEQRGVLSKEESQRRALTEVKAMRYGPENKDYFFITDMHPKMVMHPYRSDLKGQDLTNYTDSENTTGFPVFVEITKMVKAEQHGFLEYQWQWKDDPNITAPKMTYVEGVEEWQWIIGTGVYFEDVQQGIDHLESTLYRVFFVITIGLIVIMGYVIAQSKVIENRKKRAEMALHEAKDRYRALVESSNEGYILEADGKIIFSNSRLHQLLGYTDTELKSKSIWKKLFSNNPQNTDVLHHLLQLFSHESEPGEFEAQLKTKGGKQIDIILSTSKIFLSEKLGHVISFRPIVRKIYGGRFGPINQITNYQMISSSIVTEIENGSSHGQVVESLNRLPDLIRDMIETGTRPDFLRRLIGSTYDAAICRFVALTIEDIGEPPVPFSFVSFGSNARHDMTLFSDQDNAIIFETPEDTDLKSIRRYFLHLAEKVCAMLNQAGYSYCDGLIMASNHQWCLSQKEWKENFSIWVEQASPESILELNVFFDIRSTYGNASLVDDIQSHIQTLLHIHPEFLPTYAQNCLSYEIPLNTSDEIKTEDYDGRASLNLKDGLRPMEIFCRIYALKHDIRESNTMARLKGLLAQGEIDAITFREMVYIFDHIWQLRFINQIIEYTDLRKVNDVLALSDLTKLEQKNLKNVLSRISLFHDKVTRDFL is encoded by the coding sequence ATGAAGATAACAGAGCACGCAAATCGCACGGAACATCTGTTTGGTGTTCGCGCCGAAGATATCCATAGGTGGATTGACGGTTTTTTTGATCATGAAGGAAGTGACCACTCTCTAAGAATGGCTGGGAAATTGGACTATGATCCTTATGACCACCGCCGTTTTCGTCATTGTAGAGAAGCACTTGGTGAGGCAATCAAGGAGTTTGGTGGCAGATACACCAATCAACAAATTAGGGATGTGTTTGAATCGCATATTAGAGATGATTATGACGGTTATTTGCCATCTCGAGCTGATTTTGAAAATGGCACCTTCACTGCAAAATATCATGACACTACCCACGGTGAAGCGTTAAGTGAAGTTCTTGATGCTGCTGAATTGGCAGACTATTTTAGTGGTCTGCATACTTCTCAACATGAAAGTCAGCAATCTCTTACCAGTTTTAGTCTCCGAATTGTATTGCCCACCGTTGCCGCCATCATACTGTTTATCACCAATATTATTTATGTGATTGTTCCTCTTGTTGAAGATTCGATGTTGGGGCAGAAGCGACAGATGCTCAAAGAACTTACGTCGACAGCGGTGAGTATTGTAGACAGTTATGTTGGATTGGAACAACGGGGTGTACTAAGTAAAGAAGAGTCGCAGAGACGAGCTCTTACTGAAGTTAAAGCGATGCGCTACGGACCCGAGAACAAAGACTACTTTTTTATCACTGACATGCACCCTAAAATGGTTATGCATCCTTATCGGAGTGATTTAAAAGGTCAGGACTTAACTAATTACACTGACAGTGAAAATACCACTGGTTTCCCAGTATTCGTTGAAATAACTAAAATGGTTAAAGCCGAGCAACATGGTTTTTTGGAATACCAATGGCAGTGGAAAGACGACCCGAATATTACCGCGCCTAAAATGACCTACGTAGAAGGGGTTGAAGAGTGGCAGTGGATTATTGGTACTGGGGTCTATTTTGAAGACGTTCAGCAGGGGATAGATCATCTTGAAAGCACGCTTTATCGTGTGTTTTTTGTAATAACAATTGGACTTATTGTTATTATGGGTTACGTCATCGCTCAGTCCAAAGTTATTGAAAATCGTAAAAAACGGGCTGAAATGGCGCTTCACGAAGCCAAAGATCGTTATCGAGCCCTAGTCGAATCCTCTAATGAGGGGTACATACTTGAAGCGGACGGAAAAATTATTTTTTCAAACAGTCGCCTTCACCAACTGCTTGGTTATACAGACACTGAGCTTAAATCAAAATCTATCTGGAAAAAGCTTTTTTCTAATAACCCTCAAAACACTGACGTATTACACCACTTATTACAGCTATTTAGTCACGAGAGTGAACCCGGCGAATTTGAAGCTCAGCTCAAGACTAAGGGCGGTAAGCAAATTGATATAATTTTAAGTACGTCAAAGATTTTTTTGTCAGAAAAACTTGGGCATGTCATTTCATTTCGCCCAATCGTGCGCAAGATCTATGGTGGTAGGTTTGGGCCTATTAATCAAATAACCAATTATCAAATGATCAGTAGTAGTATCGTTACTGAGATAGAGAACGGTAGCAGTCACGGGCAAGTAGTGGAGTCACTCAATCGGCTTCCGGATCTTATTCGAGACATGATAGAGACGGGCACTCGACCAGACTTTTTGCGTCGTCTCATTGGGAGTACTTATGATGCGGCAATATGCCGATTTGTTGCTTTGACTATCGAAGATATTGGCGAACCACCAGTGCCATTCTCATTTGTTTCATTTGGTAGTAATGCTCGTCATGACATGACACTTTTTTCTGATCAAGACAATGCGATTATTTTTGAAACGCCGGAGGACACAGACCTTAAGTCGATTCGACGTTACTTTTTACACTTAGCAGAAAAAGTATGTGCCATGCTTAATCAGGCGGGTTACAGCTATTGTGATGGGCTAATTATGGCATCGAACCATCAATGGTGTCTGAGCCAAAAAGAGTGGAAAGAAAACTTTAGTATCTGGGTTGAGCAGGCTTCACCTGAGTCGATCCTAGAACTCAATGTGTTTTTTGATATTCGTTCAACCTATGGTAACGCGAGTCTGGTTGATGATATTCAATCACATATACAGACGTTACTTCATATTCATCCCGAATTTTTGCCCACTTATGCTCAAAACTGTTTGTCATACGAAATACCTCTGAATACCTCGGATGAGATAAAAACAGAAGACTACGATGGTAGGGCATCACTCAATCTAAAAGATGGTTTAAGGCCAATGGAAATTTTTTGTCGTATCTACGCCCTTAAACATGATATCAGAGAGAGCAATACCATGGCTCGATTAAAAGGGTTGTTAGCTCAAGGGGAAATTGATGCGATAACGTTTCGTGAAATGGTGTATATCTTTGACCATATTTGGCAACTACGATTTATAAACCAGATAATCGAATACACAGATTTACGCAAAGTGAACGATGTACTAGCGCTTAGCGACTTAACTAAGTTGGAGCAGAAAAACTTAAAAAATGTGCTGAGTCGTATTTCACTATTTCACGACAAAGTGACACGAGATTTCTTATAG
- a CDS encoding DUF3360 family protein produces MSKKNKTFYKDMRRKAQDFESREDFLNHDLKIMNFKRWGIHLPSRDYSIEIEDFVPALAATIGKVVMVTAMVAVFAAQFGLSPEFVAENVRYELLIAGALFVILFSAILNPNANLAGTHGPMIPLIPLIAAAGGHPLALGIMVCLFGLILAYTKGGSKLMTLTGVGVRGGLLIYLGAVGLIGQINKTEAWAASNDQGYISFAVIGVTVLVYAYLAKVNKRWLAIPLCSLLAGIVAYAMGAEFAFTTEPGLPHFSPFYWWGENTGWKLGWPNLEHFIAVTPFALLAVAMWSPDYLGHRVFQELNYPKEAKGVLMDVDDTMMVASIRQGVGTLLGGGNLASSWGTYMIPAAIAKRPIPGGAMLTGIMCILAAVIGYPMDLAMWEPVLRIALIVGVFLPLLEAGMQMIHKHKDSLSAGICIFSCAFVNPVFGWAMTMLLDNMGLIGDHERAKSLSFKDKYVIPGVAFIICVGSLALVGQLPGIPPIIGN; encoded by the coding sequence ATGTCAAAAAAAAATAAGACTTTTTACAAAGATATGCGCCGTAAAGCGCAAGACTTTGAAAGTCGCGAAGATTTTCTAAATCATGATCTTAAGATCATGAACTTCAAACGTTGGGGGATTCATTTACCTTCTCGAGATTACAGTATTGAAATCGAAGACTTTGTGCCAGCACTCGCCGCAACAATAGGCAAAGTTGTGATGGTAACCGCCATGGTTGCTGTATTTGCTGCGCAGTTTGGCCTATCTCCTGAATTTGTCGCCGAAAACGTTCGTTATGAATTGCTCATTGCGGGTGCTCTATTTGTTATTTTATTCTCCGCTATTTTAAACCCTAACGCGAACCTAGCTGGCACGCATGGGCCAATGATTCCTCTCATACCATTGATTGCCGCCGCGGGTGGGCACCCGCTAGCATTAGGCATAATGGTGTGCTTATTTGGCTTGATCTTAGCTTATACCAAAGGGGGGTCAAAACTCATGACTCTCACGGGAGTGGGAGTACGTGGAGGGCTACTTATCTACTTAGGTGCGGTAGGATTGATCGGTCAGATCAACAAAACCGAAGCTTGGGCGGCAAGTAACGATCAAGGTTACATCTCATTTGCCGTTATTGGTGTTACCGTTTTGGTTTACGCCTACTTAGCAAAAGTGAACAAACGTTGGTTAGCCATTCCTTTGTGTTCATTACTTGCCGGTATTGTTGCTTACGCAATGGGCGCTGAATTTGCCTTTACCACAGAACCAGGGCTTCCTCATTTCAGCCCGTTCTACTGGTGGGGTGAAAACACAGGTTGGAAATTAGGTTGGCCAAACCTTGAACACTTTATCGCGGTAACCCCTTTCGCACTACTAGCCGTTGCAATGTGGTCTCCGGATTATCTTGGCCATCGTGTTTTCCAAGAGCTTAACTATCCTAAAGAAGCGAAAGGCGTATTGATGGATGTTGATGACACCATGATGGTAGCGTCGATTCGTCAAGGTGTGGGTACATTATTAGGTGGTGGTAACTTAGCATCATCTTGGGGCACGTACATGATCCCTGCCGCTATTGCTAAGCGTCCGATACCGGGTGGTGCAATGTTAACGGGTATTATGTGTATTCTTGCGGCTGTAATCGGTTATCCAATGGACCTAGCAATGTGGGAACCGGTTCTTCGTATTGCTTTGATCGTCGGTGTTTTCTTGCCTTTACTTGAAGCTGGCATGCAGATGATTCACAAGCATAAAGATTCACTTAGTGCCGGTATCTGTATATTCTCATGTGCTTTTGTTAACCCAGTATTTGGATGGGCAATGACCATGCTACTAGACAACATGGGACTTATTGGTGACCACGAACGTGCTAAATCACTTTCATTTAAAGACAAGTATGTAATTCCTGGAGTGGCCTTTATTATCTGTGTTGGTTCTCTTGCTCTCGTTGGACAACTGCCTGGTATTCCGCCAATAATTGGTAACTAA
- a CDS encoding oxidoreductase translates to MNRKLFTPFTINKLELKNRIIMTGMHLGYSFDKEIEFFKARAKGGAAAIITIAGVNEEGTMINMPLIDESIMDNFNKLSNGIHENGSKVIVQLFHAGRNGQVGLMKDRTKAPVAPSSVPSPIFKSVPKVMTIEDINRTINDFGSAATRCKEAGIDGIEINCSAGYLLSEFLSPLTNLRTDEYGKTLKNRMKFPTEVIKKVRESVGKDYPVILRISGSDMLGGYGIKEMQTFVSSLENGLINAVNVTGGWHESRVPQISSQVPEGGYSFFAGAIKNVVDIPVIVCNRINNGEIAEEILQKGLGDFVGCARAFLSDPQFANKVKTNTPYRRCIGCNKACIERVFQLKNASCIWNPENGREGIERPKVDKQKVLVIGAGPAGMEVAKHSAKLGHDVTICTEDSEVGGLLHIAGAPPRKDAILENINTMHYEIKQLGVKIVVNTTVDPGFIKDFAPDKTFVATGSLPVVPSIEGINEDNVYLADDVLHGDPQLLTKLRKGKTCIIGGGVVGLETAHYLAESGLANTLETFNFLEHYVPKELQREIYKSMDITVVEMQGKAGTDLGALRLFMLGELKQLGVKILTRTKVQSISSHGLTYTNEEDTITQPVNNIVLAMGYKSNGKQLIEFLEQNNYSYDIIGDAKKPGNIENATIDAYRAALNI, encoded by the coding sequence ATGAACAGAAAATTATTTACACCGTTTACTATTAATAAACTGGAGTTAAAAAACAGAATAATAATGACAGGGATGCACTTAGGCTATAGCTTTGATAAAGAAATTGAATTTTTCAAAGCCAGAGCGAAAGGAGGTGCAGCCGCAATAATCACCATCGCTGGCGTGAACGAAGAAGGCACCATGATTAATATGCCATTGATTGACGAATCAATCATGGATAACTTTAATAAGTTATCCAACGGCATTCATGAAAATGGTTCTAAAGTCATTGTGCAATTATTTCATGCAGGGAGAAACGGTCAAGTCGGTTTGATGAAAGACAGGACCAAAGCGCCCGTTGCTCCCTCATCTGTGCCATCGCCTATCTTTAAGAGTGTTCCCAAAGTAATGACTATTGAAGATATCAATAGAACTATAAACGATTTTGGAAGCGCAGCGACAAGATGTAAAGAAGCAGGAATAGATGGGATAGAGATTAATTGCAGTGCAGGTTATTTATTGTCAGAGTTTTTATCACCGTTAACGAATTTGAGAACCGATGAATATGGTAAGACTCTAAAAAATAGGATGAAATTCCCAACGGAAGTCATAAAAAAAGTACGAGAGTCAGTAGGGAAAGATTATCCAGTAATATTAAGAATATCAGGCAGTGATATGCTGGGCGGTTATGGCATTAAAGAGATGCAAACGTTCGTCAGTTCTCTTGAAAATGGATTGATCAATGCGGTAAACGTTACAGGAGGATGGCATGAATCACGTGTACCTCAAATTTCGTCTCAAGTACCAGAAGGCGGTTATTCTTTCTTTGCTGGTGCAATAAAAAATGTAGTTGATATCCCCGTTATTGTTTGTAACAGAATTAACAATGGAGAAATAGCAGAAGAGATTTTACAAAAAGGACTTGGCGACTTTGTTGGTTGTGCAAGAGCATTTTTGAGCGACCCTCAGTTCGCAAATAAAGTAAAAACTAATACCCCATATAGAAGATGTATCGGTTGCAATAAAGCCTGTATTGAACGGGTATTTCAATTGAAAAATGCGTCTTGTATATGGAATCCTGAAAATGGACGTGAGGGAATTGAACGTCCAAAAGTAGATAAACAAAAGGTACTAGTTATCGGTGCAGGCCCAGCAGGAATGGAAGTCGCGAAGCATTCTGCAAAGTTAGGGCACGATGTGACGATATGTACTGAAGATAGCGAGGTAGGAGGGCTTTTACATATAGCAGGAGCTCCACCACGCAAAGACGCTATTTTAGAAAACATTAATACCATGCATTATGAAATTAAGCAGCTTGGTGTAAAAATAGTCGTCAATACAACTGTTGACCCAGGGTTTATCAAAGACTTTGCTCCAGATAAAACATTTGTAGCCACAGGAAGTTTGCCTGTAGTCCCCTCTATTGAGGGCATAAATGAAGATAATGTCTATTTAGCAGATGATGTTTTACATGGCGACCCACAATTACTCACAAAATTGAGAAAGGGAAAAACCTGTATTATTGGTGGCGGTGTTGTCGGGTTAGAGACTGCGCATTATCTAGCTGAAAGTGGCTTAGCAAATACATTAGAAACCTTTAATTTCTTAGAACATTATGTACCTAAAGAGTTACAACGCGAAATTTATAAATCCATGGATATTACCGTTGTAGAAATGCAAGGAAAGGCTGGCACAGATTTAGGAGCACTAAGGCTTTTCATGTTAGGTGAATTAAAACAATTGGGCGTAAAAATACTGACAAGAACCAAAGTTCAGTCAATAAGTTCACATGGACTTACCTACACAAATGAAGAGGACACTATTACTCAACCAGTGAATAATATCGTCCTTGCCATGGGTTATAAATCTAACGGCAAACAACTCATCGAATTCTTAGAGCAAAATAACTACAGCTACGACATTATAGGTGATGCGAAGAAACCCGGCAATATAGAGAATGCCACGATTGATGCATATCGTGCCGCTTTAAATATATAA
- a CDS encoding enoyl-CoA hydratase/isomerase family protein, protein MELKETKLMINGNIGIITLDNPKTMNAITIQVIDEVIDSLDVLDKDNNVKVIVITGTDKSFSSGGDIRHFAGLLAKGKTLPTEGIENIGKMIMKIRTTLKPCIAALNGVVAGAGCSVALACDFRIIPDTEKIVEAFINLALCGDSGNLYLLNKMVGSARTTEIMMLGKTLSADEAKNLGLVNKVVKREDFSDTVNKFALRLANGPLFAYAKQKDLINKINFGNDFEEYLAIEAKYMKESSMTEDFKEGVQSFIEKRAPKFIGE, encoded by the coding sequence ATGGAACTTAAAGAAACAAAACTAATGATTAACGGTAATATAGGCATTATTACACTTGATAATCCAAAAACAATGAATGCAATAACCATACAAGTTATTGACGAAGTTATTGATTCCTTAGATGTACTCGATAAAGATAATAATGTAAAAGTTATCGTTATTACAGGAACCGATAAAAGTTTTTCTTCAGGTGGCGATATAAGACATTTTGCTGGTCTACTTGCTAAAGGTAAAACGCTACCAACAGAAGGGATTGAAAATATTGGTAAGATGATAATGAAAATTAGAACAACACTTAAACCTTGTATCGCAGCATTGAATGGCGTTGTTGCTGGTGCTGGCTGTAGTGTGGCATTAGCGTGTGACTTTAGAATTATTCCAGATACTGAGAAAATAGTAGAAGCGTTTATTAATCTCGCACTATGCGGAGATTCTGGAAACTTATACCTTTTGAATAAAATGGTGGGAAGTGCCAGAACAACCGAGATAATGATGTTGGGAAAAACATTAAGTGCTGATGAAGCAAAGAACCTTGGGCTCGTTAATAAAGTTGTTAAACGTGAGGACTTCTCTGATACAGTTAATAAATTTGCGCTTAGATTAGCGAATGGACCACTTTTTGCTTACGCTAAGCAAAAAGATTTAATTAATAAAATCAACTTTGGAAACGACTTTGAAGAGTATTTGGCCATCGAAGCTAAGTATATGAAAGAATCCTCAATGACTGAGGATTTTAAAGAAGGCGTTCAATCTTTTATAGAAAAAAGAGCACCTAAATTTATAGGCGAATAA